One genomic window of Microbacterium sp. BH-3-3-3 includes the following:
- a CDS encoding 3-isopropylmalate dehydrogenase yields the protein MSRVVKLAVIPGDGIGPEVVAEAVKVLDAVTAASDVTFEKTPFSLGAGRYLDTGDTLTDDDLAAIAAHDAILLGAVGGVPGDPRLKNANIERGLLLKLRFALDHYVNLRPSKLYPGASGPLADPGEIDFVVVREGTEGPYVGNGGSIRQGTPHEIANETSVNTAFGIERVVRYAFALAERRRQTLTLVHKTNVLVHAGGMWKRIVDAVASEFPGVAVDYLHVDAATIFLVTNPGRFDVIVTDNLFGDILTDLAGAVTGGIGLAASGNINPDGAFPSMFEPVHGSAPDIAGTQKADPTAAILSVALLLDHLGLTDESARITRAVESDIASRTGARTTAQIGDAIAAGVQA from the coding sequence ATGTCGCGTGTCGTGAAGCTGGCCGTCATTCCCGGTGATGGCATCGGTCCCGAGGTGGTCGCCGAGGCCGTCAAGGTTCTCGACGCCGTCACCGCCGCATCCGACGTCACGTTCGAGAAGACCCCGTTCTCGCTCGGCGCGGGTCGCTACCTCGACACCGGCGACACGCTCACCGACGACGACCTCGCCGCCATCGCCGCACACGACGCGATCCTGCTCGGCGCGGTCGGGGGAGTACCCGGCGACCCGCGCCTGAAGAACGCGAACATCGAACGCGGGCTGCTGCTGAAGCTGCGTTTCGCGCTCGACCACTACGTCAACCTGCGTCCGTCGAAGCTGTACCCCGGAGCTTCCGGCCCGCTCGCCGACCCGGGCGAGATCGATTTCGTCGTCGTGCGCGAGGGCACCGAGGGGCCCTACGTGGGCAACGGCGGCTCCATCCGACAGGGCACCCCGCACGAGATCGCGAACGAGACCTCGGTCAACACGGCCTTCGGTATCGAGCGCGTCGTCCGCTACGCCTTCGCCCTCGCCGAACGTCGCCGCCAGACGCTCACCCTCGTGCACAAGACCAACGTGCTCGTGCACGCGGGCGGCATGTGGAAGCGCATCGTCGACGCGGTGGCATCCGAGTTCCCGGGGGTCGCCGTAGACTACCTGCACGTCGACGCGGCAACCATCTTCCTGGTCACGAACCCGGGCCGCTTCGACGTGATCGTCACCGACAACCTCTTCGGAGACATCCTGACCGACCTGGCCGGCGCCGTCACCGGTGGCATCGGCCTCGCCGCATCGGGCAACATCAACCCCGACGGCGCGTTCCCCTCGATGTTCGAGCCCGTCCACGGATCGGCGCCCGACATCGCGGGCACCCAGAAGGCCGATCCCACGGCCGCGATCCTCTCCGTCGCCCTGCTGCTCGACCACCTCGGGCTCACCGACGAATCCGCCCGCATCACCCGCGCGGTCGAGAGCGACATCGCGAGCCGCACCGGCGCCCGCACCACCGCCCAGATCGGCGACGCCATCGCCGCCGGCGTCCAGGCGTAA
- a CDS encoding branched-chain amino acid aminotransferase, producing MTTIDTDPDTGLDPLEFSVTRNLAAKNAADRDAILAAPGFGQSFTDHMVDICWSVRGGWHRPRVSPYGPISLDPAAAVLHYGQEIFEGIKAYRHADGSVHTFRPDQNGRRLQRSARRLALPELPVPYFLQSLRELIAVDGAWVPSGEDQSLYLRPFMFAKEAFLGVRPAHKVAYYLIASPAGAYFKGGVKPVSIWLSEDYSRAGKGGTGAAKTGGNYAASLLPQSEAYENECDQVVFLDQDRNVEELGGMNVVFVYKDGTIVTPQSDSILEGITRDSLLQLARDRGHHVVGRNVSLDEWRQGVASGDIVEVFACGTAAVVTPIGLLKGRDFIDEQPTGTLALELRQELTDIQYGRAEDKHGWLYRLDA from the coding sequence ATGACGACCATCGACACCGACCCCGACACCGGACTCGACCCGCTCGAGTTCTCGGTCACCCGTAACCTCGCGGCCAAGAACGCGGCCGATCGCGACGCGATCCTGGCCGCTCCCGGCTTCGGGCAGAGCTTCACCGACCACATGGTCGACATCTGCTGGTCGGTCCGCGGCGGCTGGCACCGCCCGCGCGTCTCGCCGTACGGCCCGATCTCGCTCGACCCGGCCGCGGCCGTCCTGCACTACGGCCAAGAGATCTTCGAGGGCATCAAGGCGTACCGCCACGCCGACGGATCGGTGCACACGTTCCGTCCCGACCAGAACGGCCGCCGTCTGCAGCGCTCCGCGCGGCGCCTGGCGCTGCCCGAGCTGCCCGTGCCCTACTTCCTGCAGTCGCTGCGCGAGCTCATCGCCGTCGACGGCGCCTGGGTGCCCTCCGGCGAAGACCAGAGCCTGTACCTGCGCCCGTTCATGTTCGCGAAAGAGGCGTTCCTGGGCGTGCGTCCCGCGCACAAGGTCGCCTACTACCTCATCGCGAGCCCGGCCGGCGCCTACTTCAAGGGCGGCGTGAAACCGGTCTCGATCTGGCTGAGCGAGGACTACTCGCGCGCCGGCAAGGGCGGCACGGGAGCGGCGAAGACCGGCGGCAACTACGCCGCGAGCCTGCTGCCGCAGTCCGAGGCCTACGAGAACGAGTGCGACCAGGTCGTCTTCCTCGACCAGGACCGCAACGTCGAAGAACTCGGCGGCATGAACGTGGTGTTCGTCTACAAAGACGGCACGATCGTCACCCCGCAGTCCGACTCGATCCTCGAGGGCATCACGCGCGACTCGCTGCTGCAGCTGGCCCGTGACCGCGGTCACCACGTCGTGGGGCGCAACGTCTCGCTCGACGAATGGCGCCAGGGTGTGGCATCCGGAGACATCGTCGAGGTGTTCGCCTGCGGCACCGCCGCCGTCGTCACCCCGATCGGTCTGCTCAAGGGTCGCGACTTCATCGACGAGCAGCCCACGGGCACCCTGGCTCTCGAGCTGCGCCAGGAGCTCACCGACATCCAGTACGGTCGCGCCGAAGACAAGCACGGCTGGCTCTACCGCCTCGACGCCTGA
- a CDS encoding fumarylacetoacetate hydrolase family protein — MKIARFSYQESIRYGIVDDGELVVLAGDPMFAGFETTGERVPLGEVALLAPVIPRSKVVCIGKNYHDHAAEMGGEAPAEPLMFLKPNTSVIGTGDVIVRPTSLTSHTDYEGELAVVIGRIAKNVPAERASEYIFGYTVANDVTARDLQRSDGQWSRAKGFDTFCPVGPVIETDLDLDAAAITTRVNGEVRQQGPVSDMIHGIGALVAYASAVFTLLPGDLILTGTPAGVGPFDAGDTIEIEVSGIGVLRNTARDA; from the coding sequence GTGAAGATCGCTCGATTCAGCTACCAGGAGTCCATCCGCTACGGCATCGTCGACGACGGTGAACTCGTGGTGCTCGCCGGCGACCCGATGTTCGCCGGGTTCGAGACGACGGGGGAGCGCGTTCCGCTGGGCGAGGTCGCCCTGCTCGCGCCGGTCATCCCGCGCTCGAAGGTCGTCTGCATCGGCAAGAATTACCACGATCACGCGGCCGAGATGGGCGGCGAAGCCCCCGCTGAGCCCCTGATGTTCCTCAAGCCGAACACCTCGGTCATCGGTACGGGCGACGTGATCGTGCGCCCCACGAGCCTGACCTCGCACACCGACTACGAGGGCGAGCTCGCCGTCGTCATCGGCCGCATCGCCAAGAACGTCCCCGCCGAGCGGGCGAGCGAGTACATCTTCGGTTACACCGTCGCCAATGACGTCACGGCGCGCGACCTGCAGCGTTCCGACGGGCAGTGGTCGCGGGCGAAGGGCTTCGACACGTTCTGCCCCGTCGGCCCCGTCATCGAGACCGACCTCGATCTCGACGCCGCCGCGATCACCACGCGCGTCAACGGCGAGGTGCGTCAGCAGGGGCCGGTCTCCGACATGATCCACGGCATCGGTGCACTCGTCGCGTACGCCTCGGCGGTGTTCACCCTGCTCCCGGGAGACCTGATCCTCACCGGCACCCCGGCGGGCGTCGGTCCCTTCGACGCCGGCGACACGATCGAGATCGAGGTCAGCGGCATCGGGGTGCTGCGCAACACCGCGCGCGATGCCTGA
- a CDS encoding MFS transporter → MPDLAAPAGIDLAAAQRRTVRVLAAGQVLTGVAFGATLSLGALLAADLSGQEALSGFATAAVTLGAALTAIPLARLAGRRGRRVALTTGNVAALIGIVVVIAAAGLRLFPLLLVGIALIGAGNAATLQSRFAATDLSSTARRGRDLATVVWATTVGGVVGPLLLAPGELIGASVGMPRLTGAYLFSFAAQVCAFALYVLVLRPDPLLLAQRLDREKTASASAPAPQADRPGLARFAMLAVAASHVTMASVMAMTPVHLSHIVAPDAVTLAVGVTIAAHVFGMYGLSPVFGALADRFGRIRVIVLGQVLLAASLAVAATMPDSQAGVLVALVLLGLGWSAATVSGAALLTEATPLALRPRRQGRSDTLMTACAAVGSVLAGLILGAVGYDGLALWALVPVSAVCLSAALLRRTRTPA, encoded by the coding sequence ATGCCTGACCTCGCCGCGCCGGCGGGTATCGACCTCGCCGCCGCTCAGCGCCGCACGGTGCGGGTGCTGGCGGCGGGACAGGTGCTCACCGGCGTGGCGTTCGGCGCGACGCTGTCGCTCGGCGCTCTTCTGGCCGCCGATCTCTCGGGGCAAGAGGCGCTGTCGGGCTTCGCCACGGCGGCGGTCACGCTCGGTGCGGCGTTGACGGCGATCCCGCTCGCGCGCCTGGCGGGGCGCCGCGGTCGGCGGGTCGCCCTCACCACGGGGAACGTCGCGGCCCTGATCGGAATCGTCGTCGTCATTGCGGCGGCGGGTCTTCGGCTCTTCCCCCTGCTGCTCGTGGGGATCGCGCTCATCGGTGCCGGCAACGCCGCGACGCTGCAGTCGCGCTTCGCCGCCACCGACCTCTCGAGCACCGCCCGCCGCGGCCGCGACCTGGCGACGGTGGTGTGGGCGACCACCGTCGGCGGGGTCGTGGGGCCCCTGCTCCTCGCGCCGGGGGAGCTGATCGGGGCGAGCGTCGGCATGCCGCGCCTGACCGGCGCCTACCTGTTCTCGTTCGCCGCCCAGGTCTGCGCGTTCGCGCTGTACGTGCTGGTCCTGCGCCCCGACCCGCTGCTGCTCGCTCAACGTCTCGACCGCGAGAAGACGGCATCCGCCTCCGCGCCCGCTCCGCAGGCCGACCGCCCCGGCCTCGCCCGCTTCGCCATGCTGGCCGTCGCCGCCTCGCACGTGACCATGGCGTCGGTGATGGCGATGACGCCGGTGCATCTGTCGCACATCGTGGCTCCGGATGCCGTGACCCTCGCCGTCGGTGTCACGATCGCCGCGCACGTGTTCGGCATGTACGGGCTGTCGCCGGTGTTCGGCGCCCTCGCCGATCGGTTCGGCCGCATCCGCGTCATCGTGCTCGGGCAGGTGCTGCTGGCGGCTTCGCTCGCCGTCGCCGCCACGATGCCGGATTCGCAGGCGGGGGTGTTGGTCGCGCTCGTGCTGCTGGGGCTGGGCTGGAGCGCGGCAACGGTGTCGGGCGCGGCGCTGCTCACCGAGGCGACCCCGCTCGCGCTCCGTCCGCGCCGCCAGGGGCGCAGTGACACCCTCATGACGGCGTGCGCGGCGGTGGGATCGGTGCTCGCCGGCCTGATCCTCGGGGCGGTGGGCTACGACGGCCTGGCGCTCTGGGCTCTGGTCCCGGTGTCGGCGGTCTGCCTGAGCGCGGCCCTGCTGCGCCGAACCCGAACCCCCGCGTGA
- a CDS encoding aminotransferase class V-fold PLP-dependent enzyme: MSSLTSHFAGGRDYLAACTLGLPPRATVAAVRADLESAASGRPDVVAASLAVEQARSSFARLVCAPVGDVAIGSQTSVLVSLIAASVPDGAEVLCAEGDFSSLVAPFVHAGRGIRLRTAPLHELADAVSPDTWLVAFSLVQSATGEVADAAGIAAAAARAGARTLCDLTQAAGWLPIDATMFDATVCHTYKWLCCPRGVAFLTIDPDFAREIRPVQAGWYSGDDPWSSCYGTGGTLASDARRFDVSPAWQAFVGAAPALALFADADITAIYAHATGLAARFRDGLGLAHPARPSAIVTWPDATGEALAQLTAHGITASGRAGRARVAFHVFNDELDVDRALHALGVRNASDLSPFDGLVYAI; encoded by the coding sequence ATGAGCAGCCTCACCTCGCACTTCGCCGGTGGCCGCGACTACCTCGCCGCCTGCACCCTCGGCCTCCCGCCGCGAGCGACGGTCGCCGCCGTCCGCGCCGACCTCGAGTCCGCGGCATCCGGTCGTCCCGACGTCGTCGCGGCGTCGCTGGCCGTCGAGCAGGCCCGATCGTCGTTCGCCCGCTTGGTGTGCGCGCCCGTCGGCGACGTGGCCATCGGCTCGCAGACCTCGGTGCTGGTCTCGCTCATCGCCGCGTCGGTGCCCGACGGTGCCGAGGTGCTCTGCGCCGAGGGCGACTTCTCGTCGCTCGTGGCGCCCTTCGTCCACGCGGGCCGCGGCATTCGCTTGCGCACCGCTCCCCTGCACGAGCTCGCCGACGCGGTCTCGCCCGACACGTGGCTCGTGGCGTTCTCGCTGGTGCAGTCGGCGACGGGCGAGGTGGCGGATGCCGCCGGCATCGCCGCCGCCGCGGCGCGAGCGGGCGCCCGCACCCTCTGCGACCTCACTCAGGCCGCGGGGTGGCTTCCGATCGACGCGACGATGTTCGACGCGACGGTGTGCCACACCTACAAGTGGCTGTGCTGCCCCCGCGGGGTGGCATTCCTCACGATCGATCCCGACTTCGCGCGCGAGATCCGTCCGGTGCAGGCCGGCTGGTACTCGGGCGACGACCCGTGGTCGTCGTGCTACGGCACCGGCGGCACGCTGGCGTCCGACGCCCGACGCTTCGACGTGTCACCCGCCTGGCAGGCGTTCGTCGGTGCAGCCCCCGCTCTCGCTCTCTTCGCCGACGCCGACATCACCGCCATCTACGCCCACGCCACCGGCCTCGCGGCGCGCTTCCGCGACGGTCTCGGCCTGGCTCACCCCGCCCGCCCCTCGGCGATCGTGACGTGGCCGGACGCCACGGGCGAGGCCCTCGCCCAGCTCACCGCCCACGGCATCACGGCGTCGGGACGCGCGGGCCGCGCCCGGGTGGCGTTCCACGTGTTCAACGACGAGCTCGACGTCGACCGCGCCCTGCACGCCCTCGGCGTGCGCAATGCCTCCGACCTGTCCCCGTTCGACGGCCTGGTCTACGCGATCTGA
- a CDS encoding LysR family transcriptional regulator has translation MSETDDVLDANALRVVKAIADTGSITAAARALGYSQPAVSQQLRRLERRAGLPIVERVGRGIRLTEAGLVLARHAATVTTALDAAAGDLAELRGLRAGRVRIAAFPSASSTVVPRVIAAVTARRPGVSISFIEAEPPEAISAVRENRADIALIYSYPGDRREHLESAASGLSARVIGDDDTVVVVPIGHPAAAHDPIDLSRLAGERWIAGCPQCRGHLLEACGRAGFTPDIAFETDNFIAVEALVAQGVGMAILPRMAVVSLPLLAGIAAPRLPAAEARTLHVVTARGAEHVPAVGAALEVMTDVLADHLRLSGTGTARR, from the coding sequence ATGAGCGAGACAGACGACGTCCTCGATGCGAACGCCCTCCGCGTCGTCAAGGCGATCGCCGACACGGGGTCGATCACCGCCGCCGCCCGCGCGCTCGGCTACAGCCAGCCCGCCGTGAGCCAGCAGCTGCGCCGGCTCGAGCGGCGCGCCGGGTTGCCGATCGTCGAGCGGGTCGGACGCGGCATCCGGCTCACCGAGGCCGGCCTGGTGCTCGCGCGGCACGCAGCGACCGTCACCACCGCGCTCGACGCGGCCGCCGGCGATCTCGCCGAGCTGCGGGGGCTTCGCGCGGGGCGAGTGCGCATCGCGGCGTTCCCCTCTGCCTCGTCGACGGTCGTGCCGCGCGTGATCGCCGCGGTCACCGCCCGGCGTCCGGGAGTCTCGATCAGCTTCATCGAGGCCGAGCCGCCCGAAGCCATCTCCGCCGTGCGCGAGAACCGCGCCGACATCGCCCTCATCTACAGCTACCCGGGTGATCGGCGCGAACACCTGGAGTCCGCGGCATCCGGACTCTCGGCGCGGGTGATCGGCGACGACGACACCGTCGTGGTCGTGCCCATCGGGCACCCCGCCGCCGCCCACGACCCGATCGATCTGTCGCGGCTCGCGGGGGAGCGCTGGATCGCGGGCTGCCCGCAGTGCCGCGGACACCTGCTCGAGGCCTGCGGGCGGGCCGGATTCACGCCGGACATCGCGTTCGAGACCGACAACTTCATCGCGGTCGAAGCCCTCGTCGCCCAGGGGGTCGGCATGGCGATCCTGCCGCGCATGGCCGTGGTGTCATTGCCCCTGCTCGCCGGAATCGCCGCTCCCCGTCTGCCCGCCGCCGAGGCGCGCACCCTGCACGTGGTCACCGCGCGGGGAGCGGAGCACGTTCCCGCCGTGGGGGCGGCTCTCGAGGTGATGACCGACGTGCTCGCCGATCACCTCCGTCTCTCGGGAACCGGCACCGCCCGCCGGTAG